From Drosophila suzukii unplaced genomic scaffold, CBGP_Dsuzu_IsoJpt1.0 scf_6, whole genome shotgun sequence, the proteins below share one genomic window:
- the LOC139355041 gene encoding treponemal membrane protein B-like — translation MSRVLLVKCNVDKFIVGDGEGGAPPPKRKQRKAKRPQKRRKTANQEAANQEAASREAASEEAASLEAAIQEAASQEAAVDKADLKISE, via the exons ATGTCGAGGGTGCTGCTGGTGAAGTGC AACGTAGACAAGTTCATCGTTGGAGATGGCGAGGGAGGGGCTCCCCCCCCCAAACGCAAACAACGAAAGGCCAAAAGGCCGCAGAAGCGCCGCAAGACTGCAAATCAGGAGGCGGCAAATCAGGAGGCGGCTAGCCGGGAGGCGGCTAGCGAGGAGGCGGCTAGCCTGGAGGCGGCTATCCAGGAGGCGGCTAGCCAGGAGGCGGCCGTCGATAAGGCTGATCTAAAAATTtccgaataa